A portion of the Salminus brasiliensis chromosome 9, fSalBra1.hap2, whole genome shotgun sequence genome contains these proteins:
- the trim110 gene encoding tripartite motif-containing protein 16 → MGSLEEELTCPMCRDLFGPAYPLPCGHSFCPNCVWEIWGQTQGSSTTTGHFACPQCQEDHAMVACDCCPEEKGGAGPVYPAVKSCMRCEVSLCEQHLQPHLQCPAYSNHLLVEPLIDMSHRRCSAHQEVFRYYCLDDREYICADCILEGSHAHHQVKGLGKLQEDYKVTVQSLCNQAEEKMKSGARILQEHEKSSSNVAGSFVADDSQMARLGLALRAQVDSLVMALKNVNEQERQQAIDRLQEDLGRAKGGLEQTESIYRYLGSLLQETDPFLLIWAFQSEHAKLVTDLTSPLFTPELPSMNKKRILEHVEQKYREFISETLRCLIELKRDLLSCPLTLDANSAHPLLSVSDDLQSVTRVKYRLPHSHHPDRFDHWSQVVTNQTFSSGTHYWELEAEGFWDIAITYQSIGRKGKEGTAFGCNKMSWSLTQQHDRKLAAWHNRKKTRLSTTMSGNRLAISLDYASGSITFSEVGPSSALLPLHNFSTDFSQPVCLGFGLYKPELNSRISILRKT, encoded by the exons ATGGGTTCCTTGGAGGAGGAGCTTACATGCCCCATGTGTCGAGACTTGTTCGGCCCAGCGTACCCCTTACCCTGCGGCCACAGCTTCTGTCCGAACTGCGTGTGGGAGATTTGGGGGCAGACTCAAGGCTCCAGTACCACCACAGGGCACTTTGCATGCCCGCAGTGTCAGGAGGACCATGCCATGGTGGCATGCGACTGCTGTCCGGAAGAGAAGGGGGGCGCAGGACCGGTGTATCCTGCTGTGAAAAGCTGTATGCGCTGTGAGGTCTCGCTGTGTGAACAGCACCTGCAGCCTCACCTGCAGTGCCCAGCTTACAGCAATCACCTATTAGTGGAACCACTGATAGACATGTCCCACCGGAGGTGTTCTGCCCATCAGGAGGTGTTTCGCTATTACTGCTTGGACGATAGAGAGTATATCTGTGCAGACTGCATCTTGGAGGGCAGCCATGCTCATCACCAGGTTAAGGGTCTGGGAAAACTGCAGGAAGATTACAAG GTCACAGTGCAGTCTCTTTGCAACCAAGCAGAGGAAAAGATGAAGAGTGGGGCAAGGATCCTTCAGGAACATGAGAAATCAAGCAGCAACGTAGCA GGCTCGTTTGTGGCAGATGACTCTCAGATGGCGCGGCTGGGCTTAGCCCTGCGGGCCCAGGTCGACAGCCTGGTGATGGCCCTGAAGAATGTAAATGAGCAGGAGAGGCAGCAGGCCATCGATCGACTGCAGGAGGACCTGGGCCGTGCGAAAGGGGGCTTGGAACAGACGGAAAGCATTTACCGCTATCTGGGCAGCCTGCTGCAGGAGACGGATCCCTTTCTGCTCATCTGG GCATTTCAATCAGAGCATGCAAA GCTTGTGACTGACCTCACCTCGCCACTGTTTACTCCAGAACTGCCAAGCATGAATAAGAAGCGCATTCTGGAACACGTGGAGCAGAAATACAGGGAATTCATATCGGAGACGCTGCGATGCCTTATTGAACTCAAGAGAGATTTGT TGAGCTGTCCTTTAACGCTGGATGCCAACTCTGCTCATCCACTGCTGAGTGTTTCTGATGACCTGCAATCAGTGACGAGGGTCAAATATCGATTGCCTCACTCGCATCACCCTGACCGATTTGACCACTGGTCTCAGGTTGTCACTAACCAAACCTTTTCTTCTGGGACTCACTACTGGGAACTAGAAGCAGAGGGTTTCTGGGACATAGCAATAACCTACCAAAGCATTGGGAGAAAAGGCAAAGAGGGGACCGCCTTTGGCTGTAATAAG ATGTCATGGAGTCTGACTCAGCAGCATGACAGAAAGCTTGCAGCGTGGCACAACCGAAAGAAAACACGTCTCTCGACTACGATGTCTGGAAACCGACTGGCAATCTCCCTGGACTACGCCTCTGGCTCTATCACCTTCTCTGAGGTGGGACCGTCATCGGCCTTGCTTCCACTGCACAACTTCAGTACCGACTTCTCTCAGCCCGTGTGCCTGGGCTTTGGCCTCTATAAACCAGAGCTTAACAGCCGGATCTCCATCCTCAGGAAAACATGA